The segment GAAGCATCGGCTCCATCGTTCGACCCATGGCGGACGCGATCGGCTGCAGGCTGCGCGCCAGATCCCGGAAGTCGGCCGGGAACATCGACTGCGCGCCGTCCTTGAGCGCTCGGTCGGGATGCGGATGCACCTCTACCAGCAGCCCGTCGGCCCCCGCGGCCAGGGCGGCCCGGCACATCGCGGGAACCAGCGCGCGGCGGCCGGTTCCCTGGCTGGGATCGACGATCACGGGCAGGTGCGACAGCTCTTTGACCGCCGGCACGGCCGAGACATCGAGCGTGTTCCGTGTGTAAGTTTCAAAAGTTCGGATACCGCGCTCGCAGAGCATCACGTTGGGATTGCCGCCCAAAAGGAGATACTCGGCGGCCTGCAGCCACTCGTCCAGTTTCGCCCACATGCCGCGCTTCAGCATCACCGGCGTCGAGCATCGTCCTGCCTCCCGCAGCAGGTCGTAGTTCTGCATGTTCCTTGTGCCGATCTGCAGGATGTCAGCATATCGCGCCACCAGCTCAACATTGCGCGGATCCATCACTTCCGTAATGGCCCGCATACCTACCTCATCGGCCACGTCACGCAGGATCTTCAGCCCATCTTCGCCGTGCCCCTGAAAAGAGTAGGGCGACGTGCTGGGCTTGTAGGCGCCGCCGCGCAGTATCCGCGCGCCGGCTGCGTAACAGGCGCGCGCCGATGCCAGCGTCTGCTCATGCGTTTCAACGGTGCACGGGCCGGCCATCAGGCAAAACTGCTCACCGCCAACCTGAACGCCCTTTATATCCACCACCGTGCCGTCGGGATGAAACTCGCGGCTTGCAAACTTGTAAGGCCGGAGAATGGCGATCACGCGCTCAATACACGAGAGCGCCTCAAGGCTCTCGGAATAGCGCGCCTTGTCGTCCTCCGGCACGCCGACGGCTCCGATCACGGTTCGCTCCGCGCCGTATATTGGGTGGGTTTCGTAGCCCCAATCGCGGATGCGCTGCTCCACGTCGCGCACTTCTTCCGGCGTGGCGTGGGCTTTCATTACAACAATCATGCGGTTTCCAACATCCTTTCAAGCTCCGAAAAG is part of the Armatimonadota bacterium genome and harbors:
- the aroF gene encoding 3-deoxy-7-phosphoheptulonate synthase, with the translated sequence MIVVMKAHATPEEVRDVEQRIRDWGYETHPIYGAERTVIGAVGVPEDDKARYSESLEALSCIERVIAILRPYKFASREFHPDGTVVDIKGVQVGGEQFCLMAGPCTVETHEQTLASARACYAAGARILRGGAYKPSTSPYSFQGHGEDGLKILRDVADEVGMRAITEVMDPRNVELVARYADILQIGTRNMQNYDLLREAGRCSTPVMLKRGMWAKLDEWLQAAEYLLLGGNPNVMLCERGIRTFETYTRNTLDVSAVPAVKELSHLPVIVDPSQGTGRRALVPAMCRAALAAGADGLLVEVHPHPDRALKDGAQSMFPADFRDLARSLQPIASAMGRTMEPMLPEYEGAG